A single window of Gossypium hirsutum isolate 1008001.06 chromosome A10, Gossypium_hirsutum_v2.1, whole genome shotgun sequence DNA harbors:
- the LOC107895776 gene encoding monodehydroascorbate reductase 4, peroxisomal, which yields MGRAFVYVILGGGVAAGYAALEFTRKGVSPGELCIISEEPVAPYERPALSKGFLLPESPARLPSFHTCVGANEERLTPKWYKEHGIELVLGTRVKSVDVRRKKLLTATGETISYKILLIATGARALKLEEFGVDGSEAENVCYLRDLADANGLVNVMQSCSSGNAVVIGGGYIGMECAASLAINKINVTLVFPEVHCMARLFTPKIASYYEEYYQSKGVKFVKGTVLTSFEFDSSGKVMAVNLRDGSQLPADLVVVGIGIRPNTSLFEGQLTLEKGGIKVNGKMQTSNDSVYAVGDVAAFPVKLFGETRRLEHVDSARKSAKHAVAAIMEPKKSGEFDYLPFFYSRVFGLSWQFYGDNVGEAVHFGDYSSGTFGAYWISKGHLVGSFLEGGTKEEYEAIAKATSLKPPVEDLAELGQQGLNFALTISKKPQPALPIEVSRSTSGLVLEKPVYAWHAAAGLVLTASIAGFAYWYGRRRRRW from the exons ATGGGAAGAGCGTTTGTGTATGTAATTCTTGGAGGGGGTGTAGCAGCTGGATATGCAGCTCTTGAATTTACGAGAAAAGGGGTTTCTCCTGGTGAACTTTGCATTATTTCTGAAGAACCT GTTGCCCCATACGAGAGGCCTGCTTTAAGCAAAGGCTTTTTACTTCCCGAAT CTCCTGCACGCCTTCCATCATTTCACACATGCGTTGGTGCTAATGAGGAAAGGTTAACTCCTAAATGGTACAAGGAACATG GGATTGAATTAGTCCTTGGAACTCGAGTTAAGTCTGTTGATGTCAGACGTAAGAAGCTATTGACAGCAACTGGAGAGACGATAAGTTACAAGATCCTTCTCATTGCCACAGGAGCTCGG GCTTTGAAGCTTGAAGAATTTGGAGTGGATGGATCAGAAGCTGAAAATGTATGTTACTTACGAGATTTAGCAGATGCAAACGGTCTTGTTAATGTGATGCAATCTTGTTCCAGTGGAAACGCTGTAGTAATTGGTGGTGGGTACATTGGAATGGAATGCGCGGCATCTTTGGCaatcaataaaataaatgtaaccTTGGTTTTTCCCGAAGTACATTGTA TGGCTCGTTTGTTTACACCGAAGATTGCAAGCTACTATGAGGAATATTATCAATCTAAAGGAGTTAAGTTCGTCAAAGGAACTGTCTTGACGTCGTTTGAATTTGATTCTAGTGGAAAG GTTATGGCTGTTAATCTTAGAGATGGAAGTCAGCTACCTGCAGACTTGGTCGTGGTTGGAATCGGAATACGCCCAAACACGAGCCTTTTTGAAGGCCAACTAACACTTGAAAAAGGTGGGATCAAGGTGAATGGGAAGATGCAAACAAGCAACGACTCAGTTTATGCGGTTGGAGATGTTGCAGCATTTCCAGTCAAACTATTTGGTGAAACTCGCAGACTGGAGCATGTTGATTCAGCCAGAAAATCTGCTAAACATGCTGTTGCTGCAATAATGGAACCCAAGAAATCAGGCGAGTTTGACTACCTTCCATTCTTCTATTCCAGAGTCTTTGGATTGTCTTGGCAGTTTTACGGGGACAATGTAGGAGAGGCAGTACATTTCGGGGATTACTCGAGTGGTACCTTTGGGGCTTACTGGATAAGCAAGGGTCATCTTGTTGGGTCTTTCCTTGAAGGGGGAACCAAAGAGGAGTACGAAGCCATAGCGAAAGCCACAAGTCTCAAACCACCGGTTGAAGATCTGGCTGAGTTGGGACAGCAGGGCCTAAACTTCGCATTGACAATTAGCAAGAAACCACAGCCGGCACTACCCATTGAAGTCAGCCGTTCTACTTCTGGCCTTGTTTTGGAAAAACCGGTGTATGCTTGGCATGCAGCAGCGGGACTTGTTCTGACAGCATCGATAGCTGGATTTGCATATTGGTACGGGAGGAGACGTCGAAGGTGGTGA